From Alkaliphilus flagellatus, the proteins below share one genomic window:
- the grxC gene encoding glutaredoxin 3 — protein MKDIIIYTKNYCPYCKKAVSLLSSKGVPFKEIDITYDDLTFNNVMEKTGWDTVPQVFIDEEFLGGCDDIHALDKQGLLDEKLGLN, from the coding sequence TTGAAGGATATCATTATATATACGAAAAATTACTGTCCTTATTGCAAAAAAGCAGTATCTCTTTTATCTTCTAAAGGAGTTCCATTTAAAGAAATTGACATAACATATGATGATCTAACTTTTAATAATGTTATGGAAAAAACGGGTTGGGATACAGTGCCACAGGTTTTTATAGACGAAGAGTTCCTTGGTGGTTGTGATGACATCCATGCTTTAGATAAACAAGGATTACTTGATGAAAAGTTAGGTTTAAATTAA